The Vicia villosa cultivar HV-30 ecotype Madison, WI linkage group LG1, Vvil1.0, whole genome shotgun sequence genome includes a region encoding these proteins:
- the LOC131593551 gene encoding uncharacterized protein LOC131593551 has protein sequence MAQEELDVVEEETVHQEQIPRPQQNQGVGLGRQPVVLVGRQQNADQIVDQYRHEDMAIENNLTTIVERIMARNCMSVTLQRPLYVSPLAEFILQTELPRRTKVPKYTKFGGESGESTIEHISRYLTESWDLAHNESLRVKNFPSSLTKAAFTWFTSLAPNTIDSWAKLKKKFHDQFYEGHSNISLA, from the coding sequence ATGGCTCAGGAAGAGTTAGATGTAGTAGAAGAGGAAACAGTACACCAAGAGCAGATTCCTAGACCCCAACAAAACCAAGGTGTCGGGTTGGGGCGCCAACCAGTGGTATTAGTTGGTCGACAACAAAACGCTGATCAAATTGTTGATCAATATCGACACGAAGATATGGCGATCGAAAACAATCTGACTACAATTGTCGAGAGAATTATGGCTAGGAATTGCATGAGTGTTACACTACAAAGGCCATTATACGTGTCTCCATTAGCTGAGTTTATTCTTCAAACTGAATTACCAAGAAGAACGAAGGTGCCTAAATATACTAAGTTTGGGGGAGAATCTGGTGAGTCGACAATAGAACATATCTCTAGATATTTAACTGAGTCATGGGATTTGGCTCACAATGAAAGTTTAAGAGTAAAAAACTTTCCTTCTTCTTTGACCAAGGCAGCCTTTACATGGTTTACTTCATTGGCCCCTAATACAATTGATTCATGGGCCAAATTGAAGAAGAAATTCCATGATCAGTTTTATGAAGGACATTCCAATATTAGTTTGGCATAA